A single window of Microbacterium oryzae DNA harbors:
- a CDS encoding Gfo/Idh/MocA family protein, with protein MTLPSPSPGRPLRAGVVGIGWAGQQHMAAYAAAADVELVAIAGKEEAIRAELAATYGVSRTYADWEEMIAHGDLDVVSVAVPTFLHAPITIAALGTGAHVLCEKPIARTGAEGQAMVDAARAAGRILEITFNHRRRGDIEAIRAAVEDGTIGRPYHARAIWLRRAGIPALGSWFTNAEMSGGGPLVDLGVHVLDWTLHLMGEPRVTAVSAVTHSELGPRGLGGSGAVKHGTGSAYEVEDLATALLRLEGGGSIVLETSWASHRSTPDQFGITLYGTDGGADLSVVDYAPSGELTIYTGDGEMSLDTPVVAPPGRGHAAVVETFLSHVADPSSWPTHDGSIGLSRARIVDACYASAAAGREVALGPELEIIGGRP; from the coding sequence GTGACCCTGCCCTCCCCCTCCCCCGGCCGTCCGCTGCGAGCGGGAGTCGTCGGCATCGGCTGGGCCGGCCAGCAGCACATGGCGGCCTACGCCGCTGCAGCCGACGTCGAGCTCGTCGCCATCGCCGGCAAGGAGGAGGCGATCCGCGCGGAGCTCGCCGCGACCTACGGCGTCTCCCGCACCTACGCGGACTGGGAGGAGATGATCGCGCACGGCGACCTCGATGTGGTGAGCGTGGCGGTGCCGACGTTCCTCCACGCCCCCATCACGATCGCGGCGCTCGGCACGGGTGCGCACGTGCTGTGCGAGAAGCCGATCGCCCGCACCGGCGCGGAGGGCCAGGCCATGGTCGACGCCGCGCGCGCGGCCGGCCGCATCCTCGAGATCACCTTCAACCATCGGCGCCGCGGCGACATCGAGGCCATCCGCGCCGCGGTCGAGGACGGCACCATCGGCCGCCCGTACCACGCACGGGCCATCTGGCTGCGACGCGCGGGGATCCCCGCACTCGGCAGCTGGTTCACGAACGCGGAGATGTCGGGCGGCGGCCCGCTCGTCGATCTCGGCGTGCACGTGCTCGACTGGACGCTGCACCTCATGGGCGAGCCCAGGGTCACCGCCGTGTCCGCCGTGACCCACTCGGAGCTCGGCCCGCGCGGGCTCGGCGGGTCGGGGGCGGTCAAGCACGGCACCGGAAGCGCCTATGAAGTCGAGGACCTCGCCACCGCGCTCCTGCGGCTGGAGGGCGGCGGCTCCATCGTGCTGGAGACGAGCTGGGCCTCCCACCGCTCCACGCCCGACCAGTTCGGGATCACCCTGTACGGCACCGACGGCGGCGCGGACCTGTCGGTGGTCGACTACGCGCCCTCGGGCGAGCTGACGATCTACACGGGCGACGGCGAGATGAGCCTCGACACGCCCGTCGTCGCACCTCCCGGTCGCGGCCACGCGGCCGTGGTCGAGACGTTCCTCTCCCACGTCGCCGACCCCTCGTCCTGGCCCACGCACGACGGATCCATCGGTCTCAGCCGCGCCCGCATCGTGGACGCCTGCTACGCATCAGCCGCGGCCGGCCGGGAGGTCGCCCTCGGCCCGGAACTCGAGATCATCGGAGGACGCCCATGA
- a CDS encoding NAD-dependent epimerase/dehydratase family protein, translated as MRILLLGGTGWLGREFARAALARGHDVTCACRGDALPVGVRHVAVDRDDDAGLRVVSGEHWDAVVDVGREPVHVRRAVRDLDAARYLLVSTVSVYAGSDDEATVPALGADRIADVADYGPAKVACEAAVLSGFGAARSLVVRPGLIGGPGDGSGRTSYWPWRFAHPAAEGVVLVPDAPEQPTSVIDVRDLAAWLVHALGEELAGVYDAVGPVVPLGEHLETARAVAGGSAAMLPAPAAWLQEQGVDEWMGPRSLPLWIADRSSWPMLARSGTRATERGLALRPLVETLRDVLAWREGGGEAGAAGLVDADERALIALLRG; from the coding sequence ATGAGGATCCTCCTGCTGGGCGGCACCGGGTGGCTGGGCCGCGAATTCGCCCGCGCCGCGCTCGCCCGCGGGCACGACGTCACCTGCGCGTGCCGGGGCGACGCGCTGCCGGTCGGGGTGCGTCACGTCGCGGTCGACCGCGACGACGACGCGGGGCTGCGCGTCGTGAGCGGCGAGCACTGGGACGCGGTCGTCGACGTCGGGCGGGAGCCCGTGCACGTCCGACGCGCCGTCCGCGATCTCGATGCCGCCCGCTACCTCCTGGTGTCCACGGTGAGCGTCTACGCGGGCTCCGACGACGAGGCCACCGTGCCGGCGCTCGGCGCCGACCGCATCGCCGATGTCGCGGACTACGGACCGGCCAAGGTCGCGTGCGAGGCCGCGGTGCTCAGCGGGTTCGGCGCCGCTCGCTCGCTCGTCGTCCGGCCGGGGCTTATCGGCGGGCCGGGCGACGGCTCGGGCCGGACGAGCTACTGGCCCTGGCGCTTCGCCCACCCGGCGGCGGAGGGCGTCGTGCTCGTGCCCGACGCGCCCGAGCAGCCGACATCGGTCATCGACGTGCGCGACCTCGCCGCCTGGCTCGTGCACGCACTCGGGGAGGAGCTCGCCGGCGTATACGACGCGGTCGGCCCGGTCGTCCCGCTCGGCGAGCACCTGGAGACCGCCCGCGCGGTCGCCGGCGGCTCGGCCGCGATGCTGCCTGCTCCCGCCGCATGGCTGCAGGAGCAGGGGGTGGACGAGTGGATGGGCCCGCGGTCGCTGCCGCTGTGGATCGCCGACCGGTCCTCCTGGCCCATGCTCGCCCGCTCGGGCACTCGCGCGACGGAGCGCGGTCTCGCGCTCCGTCCGCTCGTCGAGACGCTCCGCGACGTGCTCGCCTGGCGCGAAGGCGGCGGCGAGGCGGGAGCGGCGGGTCTCGTCGATGCCGACGAGCGCGCGCTCATCGCGCTGCTGCGCGGCTGA